In Lotus japonicus ecotype B-129 chromosome 5, LjGifu_v1.2, one genomic interval encodes:
- the LOC130718665 gene encoding RNA demethylase ALKBH9B-like: protein MDEHHQQPQPNIDPFLVNYQPSELRIASEFLNTWLPFLTKDLCRRCSQSLSDRIRSIDPESKSQDNTVIAGDSIVQSGEASDECDENCDSHSLGSWKDVAAGNSVSVVEVPSLRMSWADMAQEDDEFGEDSHEEDNSSANVVVFGSIPCETKVSVREKPTLSREQREHIRFMNVRREKDFICFERVNGKLVNILQGLELHTGIFSAAEQKRIVSYVTSLQEMGRNGELKGRTFSAPQKWMRGKGRQTIQFGCCYNYAVDRDGNPPGILKTATVDPIPDLFKVIIRRLVKWHVLPPTCVPDSCIVNIYEEGDCIPPHIDNHDFVRPFCTVSFLSECDILFGSNLKIIGPGEFDGSMAIPLPVGSVLVLNGNGADVAKHCVPAVPTKRISITFRRMDPAKRPLWFVPEPDLQGIQPLAYEGELEKKSSEQKHNRHTKRHNDGRGGRNDATGSATRNDRFSEPRGDRFSEPRGDRFSEPRGDRFSEPRGSTQSRSAARGDRFSEPRGDRFSEPRDSSQSRSATRSDRFSEPRGDRFSEPRDSTQNPRRPANRWSRVRPGS from the exons ATGGATGAACACCACCAACAACCTCAACCTAACATCGACCCTTTCCTCGTGAATTATCAACCTTCTGAGCTTCGAATCGCTTCTGAGTTTCTTAACACATGGCTTCCCTTTCTCACCAAAGATCTCTGCCGCCGCTGCTCCCAGTCGCTCTCCGATCGCATCCGCTCCATCGACCCAG AGTCTAAGAGCCAGGACAACACCGTTATCGCCGGGGATTCCATTGTTCAATCGGGCGAGGCTAGTGATGAGTGTGACGAGAATTGTGACTCGCATTCTCTTGGGAGTTGGAAGGATGTGGCGGCGGGGAACTCTGTCTCGGTGGTGGAGGTTCCGAGTCTGAGGATGTCTTGGGCTGATATGGCTCAGGAGGATGATGAGTTCGGCGAAGATTCGCATGAAGAGGATAATAGCAGTGCCAATGTTGTTGTGTTTGGTTCAATTCCCTGTGAAACCAAGGTTTCTGTTCGTGAGAAGCCTACTCTGTCGAGGGAGCAGAGGGAGCACATTCGATTCATGAATGTGAGGCGGGAGAAGGACTTCATATGTTTTGAGAGGGTTAATGGGAAGCTTGTGAACATTCTTCAAGGACTTGAACTCCACACTGGTATTTTCAGTGCTGCTGAACAGAAGAGAATAGTTAGTTATGTAACTTCACTGCAGGAGATGGGGAGAAATGGAGAATTAAAAG GTCGGACATTTTCAGCTCCTCAAAAGTGGATGAGGGGCAAGGGACGCCAAACTATCCAATTTGGGTGCTGTTATAATTATGCAGTG GATAGAGATGGTAATCCACCTGGTATTCTTAAGACTGCTACAGTAGATCCTATACCTGATCTTTTCAAGGTCATCATTCGACGCCTGGTCAAGTGGCACGTACTACCTCCTACTTGTGTGCCTGATAGTTGTATTGTGAATATCTATGAAGAAGGGGACTGCATACCTCCACACATAGACAACCATGATTTTGTTCGACCATTTTGCACCGTCTCATTTCTTAGCGAGTGCGATATACTTTTTGGATCCAACTTAAAGATTATAGGTCCTGGTGAATTTGATGGCTCAATGGCTATTCCCCTACCTGTTGG ATCTGTACTTGTCTTAAATGGAAATGGAGCTGATGTAGCTAAGCACTGTGTACCTGCTGTTCCTACAAAAAG GATATCAATCACATTTAGAAGAATGGATCCAGCCAAGCGGCCTCTTTGGTTTGTTCCAGAACCTGATCTTCAGGGGATCCAGCCATTGGCCTATGAAGGTGAGCTGGAAAAGAAGTCAAGTGAACAAAAACATAATCGTCATACGAAGAGACATAACGACGGGAGGGGTGGCAGGAATGATGCAACAGGATCTGCAACTAGAAATGATAGATTCTCGGAGCCTCGTGGTGATAGATTCTCGGAGCCTCGTGGTGATAGATTCTCGGAGCCTCGTGGTGATAGATTCTCAGAGCCTCGTGGGTCGACTCAAAGTCGGTCTGCAGCTAGAGGTGATAGATTCTCAGAGCCTCGTGGCGATAGATTCTCGGAGCCTCGTGATTCAAGTCAAAGTCGATCTGCAACTAGAAGTGATAGATTCTCGGAGCCTCGTGGTGATAGATTCTCGGAGCCTCGTGATTCAACTCAAAATCCCCGAAGACCTGCAAATAGGTGGAGTCGGGTGAGGCCTGGTAGTTGA